Proteins encoded by one window of Anopheles maculipalpis chromosome 2RL, idAnoMacuDA_375_x, whole genome shotgun sequence:
- the LOC126558700 gene encoding probable G-protein coupled receptor Mth-like 5: MPTLARTAVAIIVLAVIGSSHTTTTTPVRINKCCEKFEVVYDGKCTVAATVNATVWKPEFIGRKGQRNVQVDNYRFVIGLPDCGTKQKFIIYEYHDSDDKLILFPDGQLRHLILRHGHSTIQGSVGSYLDEDYIDAGDNNVPLFQYDYAQGLYCMDRAIGSGGEGGGELMEALIAKVCSPKEEIHWTDSDVMLRKIINPICHGLAMIILLIVAIIYFVLPTLRDLVGNMVTTITMCLIVSQAADLVRIFTEFSNHVSFLIADLFFYVSLLGAFFWLNAMGYYIWKMFRTRNVFLRVSDGRKYCWYSGYAWGCTGTMAAIAVFAHFFLDLPGSNSSISSGTESQHAAARESFFEGQDNISWLGIAVFFTPIAFIIIVNIFFFVTTLRFINRMHTYGRIHHKLRCSFVMFTLIFATMSVAWLFLILSWLHFDGLLYMHIIANALQAPCILYICVLRQKHVTFLVKSCFRDQAPQTTEWGDEMTYMNGGDY, from the exons ATGCCAACACTAGCCAGAACAGCAGTTGCAATTATAGTCCTCGCCGTAATTGGATCTAGCCATACGACGACCACTACGCCCGTACGGATTAACAAGTGCTGCGAAAAGTTTGAGGTCGTGTACGATGGAAAGTGTACTGTCGCTGCCACCGTCAATGCGA CCGTATGGAAGCCAGAATTTATTGGACGAAAAGGCCAACGAAACGTGCAGGTAGACAATTATCGTTTCGTCATCGGCTTGCCGGACTGTGGGACCAAGCAAAAGTTCATCATCTACGAGTATCACGAC AGCGACGACAAATTGATTCTCTTTCCGGACGGTCAGCTGCGGCACCTTATTCTGCGCCATGGCCACAGCACGATTCAGGGCAGCGTAGGAAGCTATCTCGATGAGGATTATATCGATGCCGGTGACAATAATGTGCCGCTGTTCCAGTACGACTACGCGCAGGGATTGTACTGTATGGATCGGGCCATAGGAAGTGGTGGTGAAGGGGGCGGCGAACTGATGGAAGCTTTGATAGCAAAGGTATGCTCGCCGAAGGAAGAGATCCACTGGACTGACAGTGATGTGATGCTGCGAAAGATCATCAACCCGATATGCCATGGGTTGGCGATGATCATTCTGCTGATCGTCGCGATCATTTACTTCGTCCTGCCAACGTTACGTGACCTTGTGGGCAATATGGTAACAACGATCACAATGTGTCTGATCGTAAGCCAGGCCGCCGATCTGGTACGCATTTTCACCGAGTTTAGCAATCACGTAAGCTTCCTGATAGCGGATCTGTTCTTCTACGTCAGCTTGCTCGGTGCATTCTTCTGGCTAAATGCGATGGGTTATTACATCTGGAAGATGTTTCGCACACGCAACGTTTTTTTGCGCGTCAGCGATGGAAGAAAGTACTGTTGGTACTCGGGATACGCTTGGGGATGCACAGGGACAATGGCAGCCATCGCTGTGTTTGCCCACTTCTTCCTCGATCTGCCCGGAAGCAATAGCAGTATTAGCAGTGGAACCGAAAGCCAACACGCAGCTGCACGGGAAAGCTTTTTCGAAGGACAGGACAACATCAGCTGGCTAGGCATTGCCGTGTTCTTTACCCCGATTGCTTTTATTATAATAgtgaacattttctttttcgtcacAACGTTACGCTTCATCAATCGGATGCATACGTACGGACGCATTCATCACAAGCTACGGTGCAGCTTCGTGATGTTTACCCTCATCTTTGCCACCATGAGCGTCGCTTGGCTGTTTCTCATACTGTCGTGGCTACATTTTGACGGATTACTGTACATGCACATCATTGCGAATGCGTTGCAAGCACCGTGCATTCTCTACATCTGCGTGCTGCGCCAGAAGCATGTGACGTTCCTAGTGAAATCGTGCTTCCGCGATCAGGCACCCCAAACTACCGAATGGGGTGACGAGATGACGTATATGAACGGTGGTGATTATTAG
- the LOC126557462 gene encoding cysteine protease ATG4C: MNYDVLLSRTGFNKLSITPQHFRSVSEGDSRHRDHDVPQAVADRSADGTKTPGRKISLPPHVAQRHETVSASCSPMRGGSSSNQSVGGPGEEFKGKVESKLLTMWNNMKFGWSYKMKTNFNKEQPLWLLGRCYHQKVTPGPSMESSIELATSGPDGQLMVLQNVYLAEGSNSPPEETGTDAIEDSSPEAIVEEEGIDAFRRDFISRIWMTYRREFQTMDDSNYTSDCGWGCMIRSGQMLLAQGLVAHFLGRSWRWDVSMFTAYEESIHRKVIRWFGDTSSKTSPFSIHTLVALGKESGKKPGDWYGPGAVAHLLRQAVRLAAQEIADLDGINVYVAQDCAVYIQDILDECTISAAPPGAPWQQKSAGSSRNSTNKTCVDMRGSSPTAEGDDELQSTHWKSLILLVPLRLGTDKLNPIYNECLKAMLSLDYCIGIIGGRPKHSLYFVGYQEDKLIHLDPHYCQDMVDVNQEHFPVASFHCKSPRKMKLSKMDPSCCIGFYCETKRDFYKFIDSVKPFLIPVHQGSHETGFAQPSGSSTTTSSVSYPMFVFCRGKSSEQRADLPGQHSAHYPHPTAYRSPPTAIPQQTGVTNDEDDDEEEDEAIEFVIL, from the exons ATGAACTACGACGTGCTATTAAGTCGTACCGGATTCAATAAGCTGTCGATAACGCCGCAGCACTTCCGCAGCGTTTCCGAAGGTGATTCCCGACATCGTGACCACGACGTTCCTCAGGCGGTTGCTGATCGAAGCGCCGATGGAACAAAGACACCTGGAAGAAAAATATCACTGCCTCCACATGTAGCACAGCGGCATGAAACGGTTTCCGCCTCTTGCAGTCCGATGCGGGGCGGTTCTTCCTCCAACCAATCGGTTGGTGGTCCAGGGGAAGAGTTCAAGGGGAAAGTCGAATCGAAGCTGCTAACCATGTGGAATAACATGAAGTTCGGTTGGAGCTACAAAATGAAGACTAATTTCAACAAGGAGCAACCCTTGTGGTTGCTAGGGCGTTGCTACCATCAAAAGGTAACACCCGGACCATCGATGGAAAGCTCGATCGAGCTCGCGACGTCTGGTCCCGACGGTCAACTGATGGTGCTGCAGAACGTTTACTTGGCGGAAGGATCAAACTCGCCACCGGAAGAAACGGGAACGGATGCAATTGAGGACAGCAGTCCGGAAGCGATAGTCGAGGAGGAAGGCATCGATGCGTTCAGAAGAGATTTTATTTCGCGCATCTGGATGACGTATCGACGGGAGTTTCAAACGATGGACGATTCGAACTATACTTCCGATTGTGGCTGGGGTTGCATGATACGCAGTGGGCAGATGCTGCTAGCGCAAGGTTTGGTGGCACACTTTCTTGGGCGCAGCTGGCGTTGGGACGTATCAATGTTTACCGCGTACGAGGAGAGCATACACAGGAAGGTAATCCGTTGGTTCGGAGATACGTCCTCTAAAACGAGCCCATTCTCCATACACACGCTTGTGGCGCTGGGGAAGGAATCGGGCAAAAAGCCCGGTGATTGGTATGGGCCGGGAGCGGTAGCGCACCTGTTGCGACAAGCGGTACGGTTAGCGGCACAGGAAATTGCCGATTTGGATGGTATCAATGTTTACGTTGCACAGGATTGCGCTG taTATATACAGGACATTTTGGACGAATGTACTATTTCGGCCGCACCGCCCGGAGCACCATGGCAGCAAAAGAGCGCCGGAAGCAGTCGAaactcaacaaacaaaacctgtGTCGATATGCGTGGCTCATCTCCCACCGCGGAAGGGGATGATGAACTGCAATCCACTCACTGGAAGTCATTAATTTTGCTTGTACCGCTTCGGCTCGGTACTGACAAGCTAAATCCCATCTATAACGAATGCCTTAAGGCGATGCTAAGCTTGGACTACTGTATCGGCATTATAGGCGGACGTCCAAAGCACTCGCTTTACTTCGTTGGATACCAAG AGGACAAACTCATACATCTAGACCCGCACTACTGCCAAGATATGGTCGACGTGAATCAAGAACACTTCCCGGTCGCCTCGTTTCATTGCAAATCGCCGCGTAAGATGAAGCTTAGCAAAATGGATCCAAGCTGTTGCATTGGTTTTTACTGTGAAACGAAACGGGACTTTTATAAGTTTATCGACAGCGTGAAACCG TTTTTAATACCCGTTCATCAGGGCAGTCATGAAACAGGATTTGCACAGCCATCCGGATCATCAACTACCACTAGCTCCGTCAGCTATccgatgtttgtgttttgtcgcGGTAAAAGCAGCGAACAACGGGCCGATCTGCCAGGACAACATTCTGCACACTATCCTCATCCGACGGCTTATCGATCACCTCCGACCGCTATACCGCAACAAACGGGTGTGACCAATGATGAGGACGATGACGAAGAGGAAGATGAGGCGATAGAGTTTGTCATTCTATAA
- the LOC126567226 gene encoding HSPB1-associated protein 1-like codes for MGMATKEEPCRRGINFERFGFPEVDEDITFWIGSAQAHTPCHYDTYGCNIVVQVFGRKAWTLLPPEANLTPVRVPYEESSVYCEENFYSPSSYSQFLKVENDVYHVVLEPGMALIVPPRWWHYVETLEPALNFNTWLSLEMDVDSLISECITKLIVQDLCDEVSEHVKSRIINPNEVLSF; via the exons ATGGGAATGGCAACGAAAGAAG AACCCTGCCGGCGGGGCATCAATTTCGAGCGCTTTGGTTTTCCGGAGGTCGATGAAGATATTACGTTTTGGATTGGATcggcacaggcacacacacccTGCCACTACGATACGTACGGATGCAATATAGTGGTGCAGGTTTTCGGACGCAAAGCATGGACACTGTTACCACCGGAAGCCAATTTAACACCAGTTCGCGTTCCATACGAAGAATCCAGCGTGTACTGTGAGGAAAATTTTTACAGCCCTTCATCGTACAGCCAGTTTTTGAAGGTAGAGAACGACGTGTATCATGTCGTTTTGGAACCAGGAATGGCACTAATTGTACCTCCGCGATGGTGGCACTACGTGGAAACATTAGAACCAGCCCTTAACTTCAACACTTGGCTCAGCTTG GAAATGGACGTAGATTCTCTTATCTCGGAATGCATAACTAAGCTAATTGTTCAAGATTTGTGTGACGAGGTTTCAGAGCATGTAAAAAGTCGTATTATTAATCCGAACGAGGTATTGTCCTTCTGA
- the LOC126567228 gene encoding ionotropic receptor 40a encodes MIRGISEMVNLLAPKSLVILVRNETKIDRLDKLTVMIHQHNIPTCVYYDLEQYFSLIEENLEKSLEITSLIFCHPEDMLQDITDRRLAHRLSLFIFYWGASQLPSTLNPHLLKEPFRVAIITNPRRNIFRIFYNQAKPNNRGDMLSVNWFDGNDMTFKRVPLLPSPTEVYKNFQGRIFSIPVIHKPPWHFIVYGNVSGSASEMANSTNNDAVGFEMELEKNVTVESDDTYFTVKGGRDHNLMQLIAERMNFSFQYVEPPEKIQGIALGSEDNASFSGALGMLQRREVELYLGDVAVTWERMKAVEFSFFTLADSAAFVTHAPRKLNEALALVRPFQITVWPPVIITILISGPILYVIISTPYRWKYGHSRRATRNAPYHRKSFRQRKPAFYNLRYIEEMSYTRATARRTDTLNQQQEYPSLDRCIWYTINVYLRQSANIPFDGHLARFFSILLWLCATYVLGDVYSAQLTSQLARPARESPINTLGRLETRMTRDGYELLVERQSAFHAALVNSTGVLQRLYRLTRQRSVNDSFLVKSVEEGIRVLQTDPKNAVFGGRETLYFNTKRYGANRFQLSEKLYTRYSAVAVQIGCPFLDSLNEVIMRLFEAGIVEKITIAEYEQMFGRHNGGISHSEETMRSTKSTNSDCDTDGTGTKRKTDSNDKLQPMNLRMLQGAFLVLACGHLLGGKLKQIASISELS; translated from the exons ATGATACGAGGAATTTCGGAAATGGTGAACCTGCTTGCCCCGAAATCGTTGGTAATTTTGGTtcgaaatgaaacgaaaatcgATCGTCTCGACAAGCTCACTGTGATGATTCATCAACACAACATACCGACCTGTGTGTATTACGATCTGGAACAATATTTCAGTTTAATTGAGGAAAACCTCGAAAAGTCGCTGGAGATAACGTCGCTCATATTCTGCCACCCGGAGGACATGCTGCAGGACATCACCGACAGACGGTTGGCACACCGACTTAGCTTGTTCATCTTTTACTGGGGCGCTTCACAACTGCCGTCCACGTTGAATCCGCATCTATTAAAGGAACCATTTAGAGTGGCCATTATTACTAATCCGCGGCGGAACATATTTCGTATATTTTACAACCAAGCGAAACCGAACAATCGTGGAGACATGCTGAGCGTAAATTGGTTCGATGGGAATGATATGACATTCAAACGGGTACCACTGCTTCCGTCCCCGACGGAGGTGTACAAAAACTTTCAGGGGCGTATATTTAGCATTCCGGTGATACAC AAACCTCCGTGGCATTTCATCGTTTATGGGAACGTGAGTGGCAGCGCGAGTGAAATGGCGAACAGTACCAACAATGACGCTGTCGGGTTCGAAATGGAGTTGGAAAAGAATGTTACGGTGGAAAGTGACGATACCTATTTCACGGTGAAAGGTGGCCGAGATCATAATTTGATGCAGCTGATAGCCGAACGGATGAACTTTAGCTTTCAGTATGTGGAACCGCCGGAGAAGATTCAGGGCATTGCACTTGGTTCTGAGGACAATGCCAGCTTTTCGGGTGCCCTGGGAATGCTGCAGCGCAGAGAGGTGGAACTGTATCTAGGCGATGTAGCAGTGACCTGGGAAaggatgaaggcagtcgaattttCGTTCTTTACGTTGGCCGATTCGGCAGCCTTTGTAACGCATGCACCGCGTAAGCTTAACGAAGCATTAGCTCTCGTCCGTCCATTTCAGATTACGGTTTGGCCACCGGTAATTATAACAATTTTGATTTCTGGTCCCATCTTATACGTCATCATATCTACGCCCTATCGGTGGAAATATGGCCATAGTCGTCGAGCTACGAGGAATGCTCCATATCACCGCAAGAGCTTCCGACAGCGCAAACCAGCATTTTATAATTTACGTTACATAGAAGAAATGAGTTACACACGTGCTACTGCCCGGCGAACTGACACACTTAACCAGCAGCAGGAGTATCCTAGCCTAGATCGTTGCATTTGGTATACGATCAACGTGTACTTGAGGCAGT CGGCAAACattccattcgatggccatTTGGCGAGGTTTTTCTCTATCTTGCTATGGTTGTGCGCTACCTATGTACTCGGCGACGTCTACTCCGCTCAACTAACATCCCAGCTTGCCCGCCCGGCTCGGGAAAGTCCTATCAATACGCTCGGCCGGTTGGAAACTCGTATGACCCGTGACGGGTATGAGCTGCTGGTGGAGCGACAGAGTGCATTCCATGCTGCCCTGGTAAATTCTACCGGGGTACTTCAACGATTGTACCGACTAACGCGACAACGGTCGGTAAACGATTCCTTTCTGGTTAAATCCGTGGAGGAAGGTATTCGCGTGCTGCAGACTGATCCCAAGAATGCCGTATTTGGGGGCCGAGAAACGTTATATTTCAACACCAAACGTTATGGTGCCAATCGTTTTCAGCTGAGTGAGAAACTGTATACGCGCTATTCTGCTGTAGCCGTGCAGATTGGTTGTCCATTTTTGGACAGCCTAAAtgaggt GATTATGCGTCTGTTCGAGGCAGGCATTGTGGAGAAAATAACCATCGCAGAATACGAGCAGATGTTCGGACGCCATAACGGAGGCATATCACACTCGGAAGAAACGATGCGCTCTACGAAATCTACAAATTCCGACTGTGACACGGATGGTActggaacgaaacgaaagacgGATTCTAACGATAAATTGCAGCCAATGAATTTACGAATGTTGCAGGGCGCATTTCTAGTGCTAGCGTGCGGCCATTTGTTGGGAGGCAAGCTTAAACAGATAGCAAGCATTTCAGAACTTAGTTAA